In the Hylaeus volcanicus isolate JK05 chromosome 1, UHH_iyHylVolc1.0_haploid, whole genome shotgun sequence genome, one interval contains:
- the LOC128884191 gene encoding squamous cell carcinoma antigen recognized by T-cells 3-like: MEEMDVGNDESNDKSPNEDSSGSKDDALEMVENEVEENAENESVGDQDEIEDEDDDEEDADEAEVRVLEAALAQNPYDYVSHVAIISKLQRMGELEGLRAARENMNSKFPLSSELWLSWIRDEIKLATTPEQKEEVVKLCERAVKDYLSVEIWLEYLQFSIGNMGTEKDAAKNVRQLFEQALTAVGLHTIKGAIIWEAFREFEIVLHALIDPTNLAERKEQLERIGNLFKRQLACPLLDMEKTYEEYETWRTGDGAEAIIDDKIILGGYERASTKLNARLPYEEKIVSSQAESELLDAYKAYLMHEKQNGDPGRISVLYERAVADLSLEVSLWLDYLTYLEENIKIESILDQVYQRATRNVPWCAKIWQKWIRSYEKWGKPTLEIQALLENALTAGFSTPEDYQNLWMTYLEYLRRKIDQHSNDEEKQLEVLCNTFNRACEHLAKFFGLEGDPNCIILQFWARTEAIHANNMEKARSLWADILSQGHSGTASYWLEYISLERCYGDTKHLRKLYQKALTAVKDWPESIANAWINFERDEGTLEQMEHCEAKTKEKLEKVAEERQKIQQTSNHELSPLQNKKAHKRKSDDAGRWKNLGGTKITRVETQVRSKLRETHLNFEKKIDDEIKEEKPKIAPPPGFKAPENDQMEVDNTQEVDDKITVFVSNLDYTATEEEVRSALEQAGPITSFKMIRDYKGRSKGYCYVQLSNPEAVEKALKLDRTPIRGRPMFVSRCDPNKTTRTPGFKYSQSLEKNKLFIKGLPVTTTKEELEEIFKVHGPLKEVRIVTYRNGHSKGLAYVEYEDEATAAKALLATDGMKIGDKIISVAISQPPERKKVPVNDETSLIKSLGGTTVSRTAFGMPKTLLSMVPRTVKTGATNGSANATTSGAPQKMSNQDFRNMLLNKK, from the exons ATGGAAGAGATGGACGTAGGGAACGACGAAAGCAACGATAAAAGTCCGAACGAAGATTCATCTGGAAGCAAAGATGACGCGTTGGAGATGGTTGAGAATGAAGTCGAAGAAAACGCGGAAAATGAATCGGTCGGTGATCAGGACGAAATTGAGGACGAGGACGATGACGAAGAGGATGCTGACGAGGCGGAAGTTAGAGTTTTGGAAGCTGCCCTCGCTCAGAATCCGTATGATTACGTGAGCCATGTAGCTATTATCAGTAAGTTGCAAAGAATGGGTGAATTGGAAGGATTGCGTGCTGCCAGGGAGAATATGAACTCCAAGTTTCCCTTGAGTTCTGAACTCTGGTTATCCTGGATACGTGATGAGATCAAACTAGCTACTACACCAGAACAGAAAGAAGAAGTAGTCAAACTGTGCGAACGAGCAGTTAAAGATTATCTTT CTGTAGAAATATGGCTAGAATATTTACAGTTCAGTATCGGTAATATGGGTACTGAGAAAGATGCAGCAAAGAATGTCCGGCAATTGTTTGAACAAGCATTAACAGCTGTTGGATTGCACACTATTAAGGGTGCAATAATATGGGAGGCCTTTAGAGAGTTTGAAATTGTTCTACATGCATTG ATCGATCCTACTAATCTGGCTGAGAGGAAAGAACAACTTGAGCgtattggaaatttattcaaaaggCAGTTAGCCTGTCCTCTGTTAGATATGGAAAAAACGTATGAGGAGTATGAAACTTGGCGCACTGGAGATGGTGCAGAAGCTATTATTGatgataaaattatacttGGGGGATACGAACGAGCATCCACGAAGCTTAATGCTCGTCTACCTTATGAAGAAAAGATTGTTTCCTCACAAGCTGAAAGTGAGCTTTTAGATGCGTACAAAGCGTATTTGATGcacgaaaaacaaaatggagATCCAGGTCGAATAAGTGTTTTGTATGAAAGGGCGGTCGCCGATCTTAGTTTAGAAGTGTCGCTCTGGCTTGATTATCTTACATACCtggaagaaaatataaaaatcgaatCTATCTTAGATCAAGTGTATCAGAGAGCTACGAGAAACGTTCCATGGTGCGCCAAAATATGGCAGAAATGGATAAGGTCGTACGAGAAATGGGGAAAACCGACGTTAGAAATCCAAGCATTGCTGGAAAATGCTTTAACAGCTGGATTTTCTACTCCTGAAGACTACCAAAATCTATGGATGacatatttagaatatttacgaCGAAAAATCGATCAGCATTCGAACGACGAAGAGAAGCAGTTGGAAGTATTGTGTAATACGTTTAATAGAGCTTGCGAACATTTGGCGAAATTTTTTGGTTTGGAAGGAGACCccaattgtattatattacaattctgGGCAAGAACTGAAGCTATACATGCCAATAACATGGAAAAAGCTAGGTCATTGTGGGCTGATATTCTGTCACAAGGACATTCCGGAACAGCATCTTACTGGTTGGAATATATTTCACTAGAAAG ATGTTATGGAGATACAAAACATTTAAGGAAATTGTACCAGAAAGCTCTGACTGCTGTAAAGGATTGGCCAGAGAGTATAGCAAATGCATGGATAAATTTTGAAAGGGATGAAGGAACTTTAGAACAAATGGAACACTGCGAGGCGAAAACTAAAGAGAAACTGGAGAAAGTAGCCGAGGAAAGACAGAAAATACAACAAACTTCTAATCATGAGTTATCGCCATTACAGAATAAAAAGGCacataaaagaaaatcagATGATGCTGGTAGATGGAAGAATTTAGGAGGAACAAAGATTACGAGAGTCGAAACACAAGTGAGATCAAAATTAAGAGAAACTCATCTgaactttgaaaagaaaatcgatgaTGAGATCAAGGAAGAAAAACCAAAGATTGCTCCACCACCTGGCTTTAAGGCTCCAGAAAATGATCAAATGGAAGTAGATAACACTCAGGAAGTCGATGATAAAATCACGGTTTTCGTAAGTAATTTAGACTACACCGCAACCGAGGAAGAAGTTAGAAGCGCTTTAGAACAGGCTGGTCCGATCACGTCGTTCAAAATGATACGAGATTATAAAGGACGCAGCAAGGGATATTGCTATGTGCAGTTGAGTAACCCG gaAGCGGTCGAGAAGGCTTTAAAATTAGACAGAACTCCAATACGAGGGCGACCGATGTTCGTTTCGAGATGCGACCCAAACAAAACAACGCGAACACCAGGGtttaaatacagtcagtctctcGAGAAGAATAAACTCTTCATTAAAG GTCTACCGGTAACGACAACAAAAGAagaactggaagaaatatttaaagttcACGGACCATTGAAAGAAGTTCGTATAGTTACTTACCGAAACGGGCATTCGAAAGGACTGGCGTACGTTGAGTACGAAGACGAAGCTACCGCCGCGAAAGCTCTCCTGGCTACTGACGGAATGAAAATCGGTGACAAAATTATAAGCGTGGCTATAAGTCAGCCACCTGAACGAAAGAAGGTTCCAGTGAACGATGAAACATCTTTGATTAAGTCTCTAGGTGGCACCACAGTGAGTAGGACAGCGTTCGGTATGCCCAAAACGCTATTGTCCATGGTACCCCGTACCGTTAAAACCGGTGCCACCAACGGCAGTGCAAATGCAACTACGAGCGGGGCTCCACAAAAAATGAGTAATCAAGACTTTAGAAACATGTtgctgaataaaaaataa
- the LOC128873123 gene encoding clotting factor B-like isoform X1, translating to MSSSREVMPSAWRDCYLDIVRKIDGKHAQRSRMVGVIIKAALLAHFLQLVVEAADRTTCTPNYFRYVKDQETEIFSGLIVIPSPPKGVTLHLSVGMSIAAVLPSKYVGRLKLAESREQSMRVVQQGGPLKYNIRFPLRQPLPTITGLWFNNELLCTGQHAIGQIVTSIVLNHTLYPPGKMQVLDESNLISSHADVDEKLWQPAMPDPTRPPIFETQPTRPPIFETEPTRPPVFQTKPTRPPVFQTEPTRPPVFQPEVTRSSIQTVGTERTVFTPIPTRPQTTQPVSPVTPKPIPNIDQTNELCGRPSNTNSINQLIAGGLKTYPGQWPWLVAIFVVKYEFEFQCAGNLVTNTHVITAAHCFQLGNLMIPASVLSIGVGRYRLRGWKEKDSNRHVAEYRIHPDYRFQVDANSKASADSDLAVLILKDRVEYSAMVRPVCLWPSLTALDFVVGRSGTVVGWGRDEFGNPYVDEPRMSTSPIVSQEVCQWSNSEFAKITTNRTFCAGLRNGTGPCNGDSGSGFVIYDSYTERYYLRGIVSLSLLDRGRMSCDLSQFVVYADVAQYRDWILEQLARSVVPRF from the exons ATGTCCAGTTCTCGTGAAGTAATGCCTTCCGCGTGGCGCGACTGTTATTTGGACATCGTTAGGAAAATCGACGGTAAACATGCCCAG AGGTCCAGGATGGTCGGTGTCATTATCAAGGCTGCGCTGTTGGCGCACTTTCTCCAGCTGGTCGTCGAGGCGGCTGATCGCACTACCTGTACTCCCAATTACTTTCGTTACGTTAAGGACCAAGAAACGGAAATATTCAGCGGCCTCATCGTGATACCGTCACCACCGAAAGGGGTTACTCTGCACCTCAGCGTAGGCATGAGCATCGCCGCCGTGTTACCCTCG AAATACGTCGGTCGATTAAAATTGGCGGAGTCGAGGGAACAGTCGATGAGAGTGGTCCAGCAAGGCGGGCCCCTGAAATACAACATCCGATTTCCTCTTCGTCAACCATTACCGACCATAACCGGTTTGTGGTTCAACAATGAGTTACTTTGTACCGGTCAACACG CAATCGGACAAATCGTCACGTCCATCGTATTGAACCACACCTTGTATCCACCGGGGAAGATGCAAGTTTTGGACGAATCGAACCTGATTTCATCGCACGCCGACGTAGACGAAAAGCTGTGGCAGCCTGCTATGCCGGACCCCACTCGACCGCCAATTTTCGAAACCCAACCCACTCGACCGCCAATTTTCGAAACCGAACCCACTCGACCGCCAGTTTTCCAAACCAAACCCACTCGACCACCAGTTTTCCAAACCGAACCCACTCGACCGCCAGTTTTCCAGCCCGAAGTGACCAGATCATCGATTCAAACTGTTGGAACTGAACGTACGGTGTTCACACCGATTCCAACTCGACCTCAGACCACTCAACCAGTTTCTCCCGTGACTCCCAAGCCGATTCCTAACATCGATCAGACCAATGAATTATGCGGTCGTCCAAGTAACACGAACTCGATTAACCAACTGATAGCAGGAGGTTTGAAAACGTATCCAGGTCAGTGGCCTTGGTTGGTGGCGATCTTCGTCGTCAAGTACGAGTTTGAGTTCCAATGTGCCGGGAATCTGGTGACGAACACTCATGTTATCACGG CTGCCCACTGCTTTCAATTGGGCAACCTGATGATCCCAGCGAGCGTGCTGTCGATCGGTGTGGGACGATATCGTCTTCGAGGCTGGAAGGAAAAGGACTCGAATCGACACGTGGCGGAATATAGGATCCACCCCGATTACAGGTTCCAGGTCGACGCCAATTCGAAAGCCAGCGCCGACTCCGACCTTGCCGTGCTGATTCTCAAAGACAGGGTGGAGTACAGCGCGATGGTCAGACCAGTTTGTCTTTGGCCAAGCCTTACGGCACTGGACTTTGTTGTGGGAAGGTCGGGAACCGTTGTGGGCTGGGGACGCGACGAATTCGGGAATCCGTACGTTGACGAACCTCGTATGTCCACTTCTCCGATCGTATCTCAG GAGGTCTGTCAGTGGAGCAACAGCGAGTTCGCGAAGATAACCACGAACAGAACATTCTGCGCGGGTCTGCGCAACGGAACCGGTCCTTGCAACGGTGACAGCGGAAGTGGCTTCGTCATCTACGATTCCTACACGGAACGCTACTATCTCCGCGGTATCGTTTCATTATCGCTGTTGGACAGAGGCAGAATGTCCTGCGACCTGTCGCAATTCGTAGTATACGCGGACGTCGCGCAATACAGAGACTGGATACTGGAACAGCTCGCACGTAGTGTCGTTCCGCGATTCTAA
- the LOC128873123 gene encoding clotting factor B-like isoform X3, producing the protein MVGVIIKAALLAHFLQLVVEAADRTTCTPNYFRYVKDQETEIFSGLIVIPSPPKGVTLHLSVGMSIAAVLPSKYVGRLKLAESREQSMRVVQQGGPLKYNIRFPLRQPLPTITGLWFNNELLCTGQHAIGQIVTSIVLNHTLYPPGKMQVLDESNLISSHADVDEKLWQPAMPDPTRPPIFETQPTRPPIFETEPTRPPVFQTKPTRPPVFQTEPTRPPVFQPEVTRSSIQTVGTERTVFTPIPTRPQTTQPVSPVTPKPIPNIDQTNELCGRPSNTNSINQLIAGGLKTYPGQWPWLVAIFVVKYEFEFQCAGNLVTNTHVITAAHCFQLGNLMIPASVLSIGVGRYRLRGWKEKDSNRHVAEYRIHPDYRFQVDANSKASADSDLAVLILKDRVEYSAMVRPVCLWPSLTALDFVVGRSGTVVGWGRDEFGNPYVDEPRMSTSPIVSQEVCQWSNSEFAKITTNRTFCAGLRNGTGPCNGDSGSGFVIYDSYTERYYLRGIVSLSLLDRGRMSCDLSQFVVYADVAQYRDWILEQLARSVVPRF; encoded by the exons ATGGTCGGTGTCATTATCAAGGCTGCGCTGTTGGCGCACTTTCTCCAGCTGGTCGTCGAGGCGGCTGATCGCACTACCTGTACTCCCAATTACTTTCGTTACGTTAAGGACCAAGAAACGGAAATATTCAGCGGCCTCATCGTGATACCGTCACCACCGAAAGGGGTTACTCTGCACCTCAGCGTAGGCATGAGCATCGCCGCCGTGTTACCCTCG AAATACGTCGGTCGATTAAAATTGGCGGAGTCGAGGGAACAGTCGATGAGAGTGGTCCAGCAAGGCGGGCCCCTGAAATACAACATCCGATTTCCTCTTCGTCAACCATTACCGACCATAACCGGTTTGTGGTTCAACAATGAGTTACTTTGTACCGGTCAACACG CAATCGGACAAATCGTCACGTCCATCGTATTGAACCACACCTTGTATCCACCGGGGAAGATGCAAGTTTTGGACGAATCGAACCTGATTTCATCGCACGCCGACGTAGACGAAAAGCTGTGGCAGCCTGCTATGCCGGACCCCACTCGACCGCCAATTTTCGAAACCCAACCCACTCGACCGCCAATTTTCGAAACCGAACCCACTCGACCGCCAGTTTTCCAAACCAAACCCACTCGACCACCAGTTTTCCAAACCGAACCCACTCGACCGCCAGTTTTCCAGCCCGAAGTGACCAGATCATCGATTCAAACTGTTGGAACTGAACGTACGGTGTTCACACCGATTCCAACTCGACCTCAGACCACTCAACCAGTTTCTCCCGTGACTCCCAAGCCGATTCCTAACATCGATCAGACCAATGAATTATGCGGTCGTCCAAGTAACACGAACTCGATTAACCAACTGATAGCAGGAGGTTTGAAAACGTATCCAGGTCAGTGGCCTTGGTTGGTGGCGATCTTCGTCGTCAAGTACGAGTTTGAGTTCCAATGTGCCGGGAATCTGGTGACGAACACTCATGTTATCACGG CTGCCCACTGCTTTCAATTGGGCAACCTGATGATCCCAGCGAGCGTGCTGTCGATCGGTGTGGGACGATATCGTCTTCGAGGCTGGAAGGAAAAGGACTCGAATCGACACGTGGCGGAATATAGGATCCACCCCGATTACAGGTTCCAGGTCGACGCCAATTCGAAAGCCAGCGCCGACTCCGACCTTGCCGTGCTGATTCTCAAAGACAGGGTGGAGTACAGCGCGATGGTCAGACCAGTTTGTCTTTGGCCAAGCCTTACGGCACTGGACTTTGTTGTGGGAAGGTCGGGAACCGTTGTGGGCTGGGGACGCGACGAATTCGGGAATCCGTACGTTGACGAACCTCGTATGTCCACTTCTCCGATCGTATCTCAG GAGGTCTGTCAGTGGAGCAACAGCGAGTTCGCGAAGATAACCACGAACAGAACATTCTGCGCGGGTCTGCGCAACGGAACCGGTCCTTGCAACGGTGACAGCGGAAGTGGCTTCGTCATCTACGATTCCTACACGGAACGCTACTATCTCCGCGGTATCGTTTCATTATCGCTGTTGGACAGAGGCAGAATGTCCTGCGACCTGTCGCAATTCGTAGTATACGCGGACGTCGCGCAATACAGAGACTGGATACTGGAACAGCTCGCACGTAGTGTCGTTCCGCGATTCTAA
- the LOC128873123 gene encoding clotting factor B-like isoform X2: MRSRMVGVIIKAALLAHFLQLVVEAADRTTCTPNYFRYVKDQETEIFSGLIVIPSPPKGVTLHLSVGMSIAAVLPSKYVGRLKLAESREQSMRVVQQGGPLKYNIRFPLRQPLPTITGLWFNNELLCTGQHAIGQIVTSIVLNHTLYPPGKMQVLDESNLISSHADVDEKLWQPAMPDPTRPPIFETQPTRPPIFETEPTRPPVFQTKPTRPPVFQTEPTRPPVFQPEVTRSSIQTVGTERTVFTPIPTRPQTTQPVSPVTPKPIPNIDQTNELCGRPSNTNSINQLIAGGLKTYPGQWPWLVAIFVVKYEFEFQCAGNLVTNTHVITAAHCFQLGNLMIPASVLSIGVGRYRLRGWKEKDSNRHVAEYRIHPDYRFQVDANSKASADSDLAVLILKDRVEYSAMVRPVCLWPSLTALDFVVGRSGTVVGWGRDEFGNPYVDEPRMSTSPIVSQEVCQWSNSEFAKITTNRTFCAGLRNGTGPCNGDSGSGFVIYDSYTERYYLRGIVSLSLLDRGRMSCDLSQFVVYADVAQYRDWILEQLARSVVPRF; encoded by the exons ATG AGGTCCAGGATGGTCGGTGTCATTATCAAGGCTGCGCTGTTGGCGCACTTTCTCCAGCTGGTCGTCGAGGCGGCTGATCGCACTACCTGTACTCCCAATTACTTTCGTTACGTTAAGGACCAAGAAACGGAAATATTCAGCGGCCTCATCGTGATACCGTCACCACCGAAAGGGGTTACTCTGCACCTCAGCGTAGGCATGAGCATCGCCGCCGTGTTACCCTCG AAATACGTCGGTCGATTAAAATTGGCGGAGTCGAGGGAACAGTCGATGAGAGTGGTCCAGCAAGGCGGGCCCCTGAAATACAACATCCGATTTCCTCTTCGTCAACCATTACCGACCATAACCGGTTTGTGGTTCAACAATGAGTTACTTTGTACCGGTCAACACG CAATCGGACAAATCGTCACGTCCATCGTATTGAACCACACCTTGTATCCACCGGGGAAGATGCAAGTTTTGGACGAATCGAACCTGATTTCATCGCACGCCGACGTAGACGAAAAGCTGTGGCAGCCTGCTATGCCGGACCCCACTCGACCGCCAATTTTCGAAACCCAACCCACTCGACCGCCAATTTTCGAAACCGAACCCACTCGACCGCCAGTTTTCCAAACCAAACCCACTCGACCACCAGTTTTCCAAACCGAACCCACTCGACCGCCAGTTTTCCAGCCCGAAGTGACCAGATCATCGATTCAAACTGTTGGAACTGAACGTACGGTGTTCACACCGATTCCAACTCGACCTCAGACCACTCAACCAGTTTCTCCCGTGACTCCCAAGCCGATTCCTAACATCGATCAGACCAATGAATTATGCGGTCGTCCAAGTAACACGAACTCGATTAACCAACTGATAGCAGGAGGTTTGAAAACGTATCCAGGTCAGTGGCCTTGGTTGGTGGCGATCTTCGTCGTCAAGTACGAGTTTGAGTTCCAATGTGCCGGGAATCTGGTGACGAACACTCATGTTATCACGG CTGCCCACTGCTTTCAATTGGGCAACCTGATGATCCCAGCGAGCGTGCTGTCGATCGGTGTGGGACGATATCGTCTTCGAGGCTGGAAGGAAAAGGACTCGAATCGACACGTGGCGGAATATAGGATCCACCCCGATTACAGGTTCCAGGTCGACGCCAATTCGAAAGCCAGCGCCGACTCCGACCTTGCCGTGCTGATTCTCAAAGACAGGGTGGAGTACAGCGCGATGGTCAGACCAGTTTGTCTTTGGCCAAGCCTTACGGCACTGGACTTTGTTGTGGGAAGGTCGGGAACCGTTGTGGGCTGGGGACGCGACGAATTCGGGAATCCGTACGTTGACGAACCTCGTATGTCCACTTCTCCGATCGTATCTCAG GAGGTCTGTCAGTGGAGCAACAGCGAGTTCGCGAAGATAACCACGAACAGAACATTCTGCGCGGGTCTGCGCAACGGAACCGGTCCTTGCAACGGTGACAGCGGAAGTGGCTTCGTCATCTACGATTCCTACACGGAACGCTACTATCTCCGCGGTATCGTTTCATTATCGCTGTTGGACAGAGGCAGAATGTCCTGCGACCTGTCGCAATTCGTAGTATACGCGGACGTCGCGCAATACAGAGACTGGATACTGGAACAGCTCGCACGTAGTGTCGTTCCGCGATTCTAA